A stretch of the Aegilops tauschii subsp. strangulata cultivar AL8/78 chromosome 4, Aet v6.0, whole genome shotgun sequence genome encodes the following:
- the LOC109777630 gene encoding germin-like protein 8-5 — MASSSSFLLLAALLALVSWQATAFDPSPLQDFCVADMNSPVRVNGFVCKNPMEVNADDFFKAANLDKPRLPNKVGSNVTLINVMQIAGLNTLGISIARIDYAPLGQNPPHTHPRATEILTVLEGTLYVGFVTSNQPAPNKNKFFSKVLNKGDVFVFPVGLIHFQFNPNPHQPAVAIATLSSQNPGAITIANAVFGSDPPISDDVLAKAFQVEKNTIDYLQAQFWENNHY, encoded by the exons ATGGCATCCTCCTCTTCCTTTCTCCTCCTTGCTGCACTTCTTGCGTTAGTCTCATGGCAGGCCACTGCTTTTGATCCTAGCCCACTCCAAGACTTTTGTGTCGCCGACATGAATTCACCAG TCCGTGTCAATGGGTTTGTTTGCAAGAACCCGATGGAGGTCAATGCAGATGACTTCTTCAAGGCGGCCAACCTCGACAAGCCTAGGCTGCCCAACAAGGTTGGATCCAACGTCACATTGATCAACGTCATGCAGATTGCTGGACTGAACACCCTCGGCATATCAATTGCGCGCATCGACTATGCTCCCTTGGGTCAAAACCCACCACATACGCACCCTCGCGCCACTGAGATCCTCACGGTGCTCGAGGGAACACTGTACGTTGGCTTTGTGACATCCAACCAGCCCGCCCCCAACAAAAACAAGTTCTTCTCCAAAGTGCTCAACAAAGGTGATGTGTTTGTCTTCCCCGTGGGGCTCATCCACTTCCAATTCAACCCCAACCCCCACCAGCCCGCTGTTGCAATTGCTACGCTAAGCAGCCAAAACCCAGGGGCTATCACAATTGCCAATGCAGTGTTTGGGTCAGACCCACCAATATCAGATGATGTTCTTGCCAAGGCATTTCAGGTGGAAAAGAATACAATAGACTATCTCCAGGCTCAGTTCTGGGAGAACAACCACTACTAA